DNA from Candidatus Ishikawaella capsulata Mpkobe:
GTACGTAAACTTGGTTTGCTTAATTGGGAAATTACGTCGGATGCCATGCATTTGTTTACAAATCAGCGTAATGAATATAGCAATGATGAACTTTGGTTAGTTGAGCACCCACCGATTTTTACACAAGGTAAATCATGTAAGAAAAACAATTTATTTATGCTAAATAATATTCCAATTGTTCATAGTGATCGTGGTGGACAGACTACATATCATGGCCCAGGTCAACAAATTATGTATGTACTTATTGATATTAAACGACGTAAGCTTAATGTAAGCAAACTAGTTTTATTACTGGAAAAAACAGTAATTACTACTTTACAATATTATGGAATAAACTCTTACTCTTATCCTGAAGCACCTGGAGTTTATGTTAACAAAAAAAAAATTTGTTCTCTTGGTTTGCGTATCCAAAAAGGTTGTTCCTTGCATGGTTTGGCGGTAAATGTAGCAATGGACTTAAATCCCTTTTTATCGATTAATCCTTGTGGTTATGTAGGTATGCAAATGACACAATTAAGTGAATTTAAACCTGAAATTACTGTGAAAGAAGTAGGGTTTAAATTAGCTGATGTTTTTGCTCGCCTTGCAGGATATGAAAAAATTACTTATTTAACTTAAAATTAAATAGACGTAGGTATATTGATATGATCAATAATAGTTATTATTGATCATATCAATATACCATATTCTTATAAAAAAATCTATTTGAGCATGTAATTTTATGAGCAAATCTAGTCAAATAATAAGCCATGCTAAATATCGTGGCAATGAAAAGATTAAAAATATCATCCCTACTAAAGAAATATTTCATGACAATCAAAAACCAATATGTAAACCCCCATGGGTAAGGATTAAACTACCTGCAGATAATAGTCGTGTGAAAAATATTAAAAATATCATTCGCAACAATGGTCTTTACTCTGTTTGTGAAGAAGCAGCTTGTCCGAATTTAACAGAATGTTTTAACAATGGTACCGCTACTTTTATGATATTAGGAGATATTTGTACACGGCGTTGTCCATTTTGTAATGTAGCATATGGTCGTCCATATAGACCTAATATAAAAGAACCACTTAATCTTGCGGCAACTATTCATGAATTAGCATTAAATTATGTAGTGATCACATCAGTAAACCGCGACGATTTACACGATGGAGGTGCACAACACTTTGTACAATGTATCAAGGCTATTCGTGAAAAAAATATTAATATAAAAATAGAAATTTTAGTACCAGATTTTCGTGGATGTATGGATCAAGCACTGAGTATCTTTACTAAGACAACACCGGATATTTTTAATCATAATTTGGAAAATGTTCCGCGACTTTATAAAACAATACGTCCTGGTGCTAATTATAAAAATTCTCTTAAATTATTAAAAAATTTTAATCAAATGAATCCCAATGTTCCTACAAAATCTGGTTTGATGTTAGGTTTAGGAGAAAACAATCAAGAAGTTTTTTCTGTTATACAAGATCTACGTGATCATAATGTTACCATGTTGACATTAGGTCAATATTTACAACCTAGTCGTTATCATTTGCCAGTTAAACGTTATGTTAGTCCAGTAGAATTCCAAATTATTAAAGAAACCGCATTAAAATTAGGATTTACTCATGTGGCTTGTGGTCCTCTTGTTCGCTCTTCCTACCATGCAAATCTTCAAGCTATGGGCTTAGAAGTAAAGTAATAAATATCAAGTTGAATATAGAAAACAAAAAACCCGCTTTCAGCGGGTTTTTCTGCCTGATTATTAATTCAGGCTGGTAACATTAGCAGCAGAAGGACCTTTGGCACCTTCGGTAATTTCAAACTCTACTGACTGACCCTCAGCAAGAGTTTTAAATCCTTGACCTTGAATAGCAGAAAAATGTACGAAAACATCTTTACTACCATCTTCAGGTGTAATAAAACCGAATCCTTTAGATTCATTAAACCACTTAACATTACCTTTTTTCTTAGAAGAAGACATCTATATTACCTATTATTTTTACATGAAAATAAACACTGAAATGTGTCGATGAATAGTACAGCAGTTACTGTAACATTTGTCCAGCATGATTTAAAAAAAATATAATTTTTTTATTTCCAAAATGTTCGTGTACGGAGGAAATAAAAATTTATTGATAAAAAATCATTTTAGCTAATAAAGCTTCTCAAATTATTTTTTTTTAGCAATCCAATAAATAGCTTGCATATATGCTTGTATGCCTAATGCTACATCATTTTCTGTTACTAATTCTTTGGGGTGATGACTAATACCACGATCGCAACGTACAAATAGCATAGCTACTGGCCAGCGTTCTGCTATAGCTACAGCATCATGACCAGCACCACTAGATAAAGTTATACTACGATTTTGTACAAATTTTACAGAATGTTCAATAATCCGTTTTAGGTTATCATCACAAACTGTAGAGTCAATACGATAATATTGATTTGAATAAAAACGTAATCCTCTATTTAGTGATATTATATGTGCTTGATCTAATAATATAGATAACAATTTTTCTATCAATACATCTTCGGGACCACGTATATCTAAAGTTAAATGTACTTCTCCAGGTATTACGTTAACTGAGCCAGGAGAACAATGCAATTTTCCTACTGTAGCTACCAAGTAAGAATTATACCTTTTAGTGGTATGTTCCACGAATACAATCCATTCGGCAGCGGCCGATAAGGCATCTTTTCTATAATGCATCGGTAATGTTCCAGCATGTCCAGATTTACCAATAAAAGAACAGTTTAAACGACGAGCTCCATTTATTCCCGTTACTACACCAAGTGCAATATTTTCTTTATACAGACAAGGTCCTTGTTCTATATGCAGTTCTAAATATGCCGTAATATCTTTAATATTGCGTTTAGCTGCACTAATGTTACTTGCATCTAAACCTACATTTTTCATGGCTTCTGCGATTGTAATACCAGAACTATCTTTACATGTAATCCAACTTTCCTCCCAAGTTCCTGTCAGTGCACGACTGCCTAGTAAAGTAATACTAAATCTTATACCTTCTTCATCACAAAAACCAATAACCTCTATTGCTAAAGGTAAATGCAATTTATGTTTATTTAACCAAGAAACTATTTCAATAGCACTTAATACACCAAGTATACCATCATACCGCCCAGCATTATGAACTGTATCAAGATGAGAACCCAGCAAAATAGCTGATGCTGCTACCTTCTCTCCTTCATAGCGTCCACATATATTGCCAACTGCATCTTGCCAAATTTGCAGTCCAGCTACTACCATCCACTCTCCAACTAAAGTGTTAGCACGTAAATGCTCTGCTGACAAATAAACTCGTGTTATACCATTATCTATTTCACTAATCTTTGCTAATTCATTACAACGTTGCATGACACGAGATGCAGCTATTTGCGCTTCTTCAATAGTCATCAAACATTTATACATGAATGTTTTCCAAAGAATAATGCTCTAAAGCAGATTCTACTGCAGCACCAGGAATCATTGGGAAGCCAACTAAATTAAGTACTTGTTCTAAGCAAGCTAAAGTTTGTAATACACAATCTTTACGTGCATTATATCCCATAGTACCAATACGCCATATTTTTCCATGTAAAGGTCCAAAAGAAGTACCAATTTCGATACCAAAATCTTCTAACATGAATTTTCGTACTTGCTCTCCATTAACCCCCTTAGGAATTATCACACCAAGTATATTGTGCATTTTGTGCTCAATATTACCAAATAATTTTAATCCCATTCCCTGAATGCCTTTTAACATTGCATCACCATGTAATTTATGACGTGCAATATTTTTTTTAAGACCATCTTTTAAAATCACACGTGCACATTCACGAGCCCCAAATAAAGCTGTTGTAGCTTCAGTATGATGATTTAAGCGCTCTGGACCCCAATAATCCATAATCATGCTAATATCAAAGTAATTAGAATAAATTATTTCTCCATCACCATCTTTATGCTCTACCGTACGAATTCCCTTTTCTACACATTTACGGTGTCTGATTATTTCTTTCATTTGATGACTAATAGTAATTGGCGCTGTACCCGAAGGGCCACCTAAACATTTTTGCATTCCAGCAGATACTGCATCTAGTCCCCAGAGATCAGTTTCTAATTCGTTACCACCTATAGAAGCTGTAGCATCGGTATAAAAAATTACATGGTATTTTTTACAAATTTCTCCAATATCTTTTAAAGGTTGTATCATAGTAGTAGAAGTATCACCATGTACAATTAGTAAAAATTTTGGTTTTATTTTTTTTATTTCATCTTCTATTTGATCAGGTGTAAATACAGTGCCCCATTGAGTTTCCAGTAAATTTACTTTTGCTCGACAACGGTGTGCAATTTCACACAATAAGTATCCAAATCTTCCAAATACAGGAACTAGTACCTTATCTCCTGGACAAATAGCTGATAATAATATAGCCTCAATACCTGCTCTTGAAGTACCATTAATGAGCATGGTCCAATAATTATCTGTACAAAAAATTTTGCGATATAATTCCATTACCTCATTCATATAATGTGTCATTACTGGATCATATTGGCCAATCAGCTGTGTCGACATAGCGCGAAGTACTCGAGGATCAGCATTAATAGGTCCAGGTCCCATTAACAAACGTTGAGGAGGATTAATTTGTGAGTATCGATTAATATCCATTAAAACATATCCTTATGATATTATTCCTGTTTATTAAAGATGGATTAGTAGTTTCTGCTATGTGCAATTTTAGGTAACATAATGTAACTATTAATGTAACATTAAAAACAATTTCATTATATATACTTTATCCTAAGTATAATAAATAATTATTGATTTCAAGATAATTGATTGTTATTATAAAAATCGATTTTATTAAAATTCAAGTTTTATTTATATTAATATATAAAAAATATGAGCATATAATGATATATAGCAATATAGCACCATCTAGTATGGTCGTTACTCCTCATCATCTTGCTACTGAAAGTGCATTAGCAATATTACGTGAAGGTGGTAATGCTATAGAAGCAATGATTTCAGCAGCAGCTACTATTAGTGTAGTATATCCTCATATGAGTGGTTTAGGAGGCGATGGTTTTTGGCTGATATTATTACCTACAGATTGTAAGCCTATTGCAATTGATGCTAGTGGTGCTTCCGGTTCTTTAGCATGTATTAATTATTATCATGGTAATAGTCATATTCCTTATCGTGGTAATAAATCCGCTATAACTGTAGCAGGTACAGTTAGTGGATGGATTGAAGCATTGCAGATATCCAAAGAAATAGTCCACAAAAAATCTATTCCCCTATCACGTCTACTGAGAGATGCTATTCAATATGCTACTGATGGCATTCCTGTGACAGTTTCTCAAGTATCAGCGATTAAATCTAAATTGCATGAGCTCGTTTCCTTACCTGGTTTTGCTGCTACATTTATACCAGATGGTAATATCCCGTGTCCAGGAGATCGTTTTATACAAAAGGATTTAGCCAATACTTTAAAACAACTAGCAGAAGAAGGATTAGATAGTTTTTATAGAGGAAATTTCTCTCAGAAATTGATTAAAAATATAAAAAAAATTGGTATTCCCTTAACTATACAAGATTTGCAAACACATTATGCACGTTGCTCTGACCCTCTTCATTTAAAACATAGTCAAGGCGATATATGGAATATGGCACCTCCTACGCAAGGAATAGTATCATTAGCAATACTCAGTATTATTGATAATTTGGATATGGTACATGCTAATGAGATACAAACTATACATCGTATAGTTGAGGCTACTAAAGAAGCTTTTGCGGTAAGAGACAAATATATTATTGATAATCAATATATGACTGAAAATTTACAAAAATTACTACTTAGCAATTACATGAAAAATATTGCTAAAAAAATCAGTGATCAATTTGCTACTTCAGTAAATACTATGTGTAAAAGTGGAGACACTGTTTGGATGGGTATCATAGATAAAACTGGTATGGCGATTTCTTTTATTCAAAGTATTTATCATGAATTTGGTAGTGGTGTAGTAATTCCTGAGACAGGAATTATTTGGCATAATCGTGGTGCTTCTTTTAATTTACGGCATAACAATTTGCTGACTCTTGCTCCGCGGAAAAAACCGTTTCATACTCTTAATCCAGCCTTAGCCTGTTTAAAAGATGGACGTGTTCTGGTTTATGGTTCTATGGGTGGTGATGGGCAACCACAAACACAAGCAGCTATTTTTAATCGATATGTTATTCAAAAAATGTCATTACAAGAAGCAATAAGCGCGCCCAGATGGTTGATAGGACGCCATTGGGGAAAATCTTCTAATACTTTGAAGTTAGAAGGACGTTTTACCACTGGAACTATAGACATTTTACGTAAACTTGGACATAGTATCGAAATATTACCGAATTTTAGTGAACTAGTTGGTCATGCTGGAGCTATTGTTCGTCATGTTAATGGCATGATTGAAGGAGCATATGATCCACGTAGCAACGGTAGTGCTGCAGGGTTTTAAGGAAACCATGAAAAATCAAATAGAATATCAAAATTATCTAAGACAAATGAATAAATTATTTAATGTAGAAGTAGATGAAAAACGCTTTTCTCAATTAGTTGAACAGTTCATGTATATAGCAGAAATAGCTGAACCACTAATAAATTTTCCTTTAGAAAATTATTTATAAGGTAATGGATAATGACATTTTCTACCTTAAGTATAAATCAACTTAGAAAGTTAATTATAACAGGTAAAATCAGCGCACTTGACATAGCAAAACAGACTTTGCAAGATATTGCATATTATAATCCGATATTAAATGCTTGGACGGAAGTAACTTATCAACGCATGATAACAGAAGCTGAAAAAATAGATCAAAAATATCGTAATAAAGAGACTCTACCTATTTTAGCAGGTATTCCATATGCAGTAAAAAATTTATTTGATGTATCTGGTCACACTACTTTAGTAGGTTCTAAATTATTTGCTAACCGTCCTGTTGCATATCAAGATGCTTGGGTAATTCATAAATTGAAGAGAGCAGGTGCCATTCTGTCTGGTATGCTTAATATGGATGCTTATGCTTATGGTTTCACAACGGAGAATAGTTATTATGGAGCTACACATAATCCCCATGATATATCACGTATAGCTGGAGGTTCTTCAGGAGGATCTGCAGCAGCGGTAGCTTCAGGTTTAGTTCATTTTTCTTTGGGAACTGATACTAATGGATCTATTAGGGTACCAGCATCACTATGCGGAACTTTTGCATTAAAACCCACTTTCGGTCGTTTATCAAGAAGAGGTGTTTATCCTTTTGTAACCAGTCTCGATCATGTAGGACATTTTGCTCGTAATACGGAAGATTTAGCTTTAGTATATGATGTTTTGCAAGGACGAGATAGCAAGGATATTTTTCAGATTAATCGTATTAATAAGCCTACATTTCCTATAATTAATAAAAATTATAACAAACTTCGTTGTGCATTGCTAACTGGTTTTTTCACTGATTGGTGTGATCATCTAACTCGTAACACTCTATTTAAAGCTGCTAATAGTTTAAATACCGAAGAAGAAATTATCATACCTGAAGCAGGTTTAGCACGTTCAGCAGCTTTTATTATAACTGCTACGGAAGGAGGTCATCATTATCTACCTGACTTATGTAAGTCTCCAGAATATTTTGAACCGCTTTCACGAGAAAGATTACTAGCAGGAGCTATGATACCTACTAGATGGTATTTACAAGCTCAACGTTTTCGTCGCTATTTTTACCAACGTGTATCGTGTTTAATGAAAAAATTTGATATATTAATCGCTCCTGCTACTCCTTGCTGTGCTACAACTATTGGTCAGACTAAAATATCTATTAATGGATATGAAATCTCTCCCAGAGTAAGTATGGGAATGCTAACTCAACCAATATCATTTATAGGCTTACCAGTGTGTATTGTACCATTTAATACTCCTATTGGTTTACCTATAGGGATCCAATTAATAGGAAAACATTTTAGAGAAGATCTTGTATTAAGAGCTTCTCGAATCCTTGAAGATCAAGGACTAACTTTAGCACCCATGAATATAAAAGAAAAAATTAAAAATCCGCAATAAAAATAATCACTACTTTTTAGTTAATATTATAAGGATGCATGCACATCCAATGATCTGCTATTTGTTGTCTAGTACAAACCCAAATTTTGTCATACTTCTGAATATAATCCAAGAAACGTTGTAAAGCACGGAAGCGTCCTGGTCTTCCAAGCAACCTACAATGCATTCCTATTGACATCATTTTGGGACATGTTTCACCTTCTGCATAAAATACATCAAAAGTATCCCGCAGATAGTTGAAGAATTGTTCAGATGTATTAAAACCAGATGATGTTACAAATCTCATATCATTACATTCTAATGTATAAGGAATAATTAGATGTAGTTTTTCTGTGTTGTCATGACATGCTACTTTCATCCAAAAAGGCAAATCGTCTCCATAATAATCGCTATCATATAAGAAATTACCCTGTTCTACTATTAGGCGACGAGTATTTGGACTATCTCGTCCCGTATACCAACCAGTAGGAACTTTACCAAACAGTTCGGTAAGTACATTAACAGCCTGATCTATATGCTGCTTTTCTGTTACTACATCGACTTTTTGATAATTAATCCATCGCCATCCATGACTTACTACATCATATTTAGCTTCTTTGATGGCATCTACAATGTCACGATTACGTGCTAAAGCCATTGCTACTCCAAATATAGTTAAAGGTAATTGTCGTTTATAAAATTCTTTATAAATTCGCCAAAATCCCACTCTAGAACCATATTCATAAATTGATTCCATAGACATGTGTCTATCCGCATAGCTCATGCAATTAATAATTTCTGAAAGAAAATGTTCTGAACCAGTATCCCCATGTAGTATATTACTTTCAGCGCCTTCTTCATAATTTAATACAAATTGTAAAGCTACATTTGCATTATTAGGCCAAGAAGCATGTGGTGGATTTTTACTATATCCAACCATATCTCGCGAATATGTTTCATTATATTTTATTTTGTTCATTTATTTTTTTACATTTATTAATTAAGAGCTTCAAAATAACCTGTTATTTTTTTTGGCAATGGATATGCTAAATCACCATGTTTACTTGTACTAATACCAAGAGATAACACAGATTCTACTAATTTTACGGCAGAACTAACACCATCAATTACTGGTACTCCTAGTACTTTTGTTAATTTGCTTGCTAAATTTGCCATTCCACTGCAACCAAGTACTATTGCACCACTACCATCTTTTTGTTTTACTTTTAGGCAGAGTTCATAAACTTTTTGATATACTGAATCATCCTCTAATGATAATACTGGCATATTAATAGCGTGTAATGCTACACATTGAGAAATAAAACCATATCTTTGTAATAAATTGCGAATGATATTAAACGTACGAGGAAGTGTAGTAATAATAGAAAATCTTGTAGCAATTAAACTTGCTATATGCATAGCTGCTTCAGCAATGCCAATAACTGGCCCATCAGCAAATTCACGCGCAGCTAAAAGCCCAGGATCTCCAAAACAAGCGATAATATGACCATGAACACCTCTTTCTTTTCCCTGTTTTATTTGTTCCAACACGCACATAGTCGCGATCGCTTCATCGAAATGACCTTCAATAGACGAAATACCTTGACATGGTGATACCGCAATAATTTTTGTGCCTGCAAACGCAACAGCACAAGCAGCTTTTTGAATAACATTTGTAATATTTACACTTGTATTGGGGTTAATTACTTGTATTAAATGCATTTTAATCCTTATTTTCGCCAAAGGCAATTACCACTGCTTTGAGTAATAATATCTAGTTGAGATTCATGAGCTAAAAGTTCTTTTTCATTAGCTTTAATTACAATTAAGGATGATAATTGAGGAATAATGGTTTTATTATTATTTGTAAATGAATTTAATTCATTGTGTGAAGAAAAATCTATTAATGTTTGTCCACTAGTCATAGCTAAGTAAACTTTTGCAAGTATTTTAGCATCTATGAGTGCTCCATGTAGTTCTCGTTGTTTATTATCTATTTTATAGCGAGAACATAACGCATCTAAACTATTACGTTTCCCTGGAAATATCTTTCTTGCTAAGATTAAACTATCAATTATTTTACAAAGATTTTCTATCTTACCTACCGCCAGATTCAAAATTGTAAATTCATTGTTTATAAATCCAATATCAAAGGAGGCATTATGAATGATTAACTCTGTTCCTTTAATATATTTAATAAATTTATCAGCTATTTCGCTAAAAGTTGGTTTATCAGCTAGAAATTTATCCGAAATTCCGTGTATGTGAAAAGCTTCACTATCTACAGATCTATTGGGATTTACATAGGTATGAAAGCTATTGCCTGTTATTTTTCTATTAATTATTTCAACCGCAGCTATTTCAATGATACGATGACCTTCATAATGAATACCCATGGTATTTATACCAGTGGTTTCAGTATCAAGAATAATTTGACGATTATCTAAAGTACTCATACAATGAATCTATTATTAAAATATGTTAAATTACAAGTCTACCAAAAATATAATGTATAATAATAAACTGGTAGAAATATTTACTGATGGTTCTTGTATTGGTAATCCTGGGCCCGGAGGCTACAGTACTATCGTTCGTTATCATTCTCATGAAAAAGAACTGAGTGCTGGATATTATTTAACTACTAACAATCGCATGGAATTGATGGCCGCTATAACAGGTTTAGAATCATTAAATCAACCTTGCAAAATTATATTAAGAACAGATAGTAAGTATCTACTTCAAGGTATTAAATCTTGGATCCATATCTGGAAGAAATCTGGATGGCAGAAAGCTAATAAAAAACCCATTAAAAATATGGATTTGTGGCAACGCCTAGATAAAAATATTCATCAACATCAAATAATTTGGCAATGGATAAAAAGTCATATTGGTCATCCAGAAAATGAACGTTGTGATAAATTAGCACGTTTTGCTGCTACACATCCAACCTTTGAAGATAAGGGTTATAAATAATGTAATATATAGATATTACAAATATTTTGTAGTTACAATATATTTTATATTATCAGAATAATCTAGCAAATCAATGTTAAGTATATCTTTATTTATATCAAATATCAGTATAATAATCTGGTAATCATTCAAGTGGATTTATATTATTCCTATTACGAAATATATCATTAAAAAATACTTAAAAGTTTTAATTTAATGTGAATTAAATTTTATTTAAAAGTCAAATTTATGAAAGTAACTGGTATTAGCGCTTTAAATGATAATTATATTTGGTTTATTATAGATAAATACAATAATTGTATTATTGTGGATCCTGGTGAATCACAACCAGTTTTAGAACAAATAAAACAGTATTATTGGAAACCAAAAGCTATTTTTTTAACTCACCATCATCAAGATCATGTAGGTGGTGTAAAAAAAATTTGTAAAATTTATCCAAATATCATAGTTTATGGACCCCAAGAAACACAAAAAAGCAATAAATCTATTAACATCGTTACTGAAGGAAGAAAATTACAAATTTTAGGATACGAATTTACGGTGCTTTTAACTCCTGGTCATACGTTAGGACATATATCATATTATAGTCATCCTTTTCTTTTTTGTGGGGATACAATATTTTCCGGAGGTTGTGGGCGTATTTGTGAAGGCACAGTACAAGAAATGTACAAATCTTTAGAAAAAATACGTCAGTTACCTGATGAAACATTATTATATTGCGCTCATGAGTATACTCTATCTAACATAGAATTCGCTATGGGTATTCTCCCTCAAGATCAAGAACTTATTAAATATTATGAACAAGTCAGTAAATTAATAGCTAAGGGTGCTAAGAGTGTACCCACAAGATTATATCAAGAAAAGAAAATAAATATCTTCTTCCGTATCAAGGACATTAGATTAAATACTCTCTTTATAAAGTATGAAGATGAAATTACAACATTTGCTCATTTGCGATACTTAAAAGATCATTTTAATAGTTAGGTATGGTTCTCACTATTTTATTATAACTTAAATAATAATAAAAATTTATATACATATGGTATAAACAATTTTATATAAAAATAATAGGATAAATATGATATGTTAAAAATTAGTCAGGTACGTCGTGCATTAATTAGTGTTTCTGACAAATTAGGCATTGTTGAATTTGCTAGTGAACTTTCTAAGAGAAATTTTGAGATAATTTCTACTGGTGGTACTGCTAATTTACTTGCTGACGCTGGGTTATCAGCAATAAAAGTATCTGATTATACTTGCTTTCCGGAAATTCTGAAAGGTCGTGTTAAGACATTACATCCTAAAATACATGGCGGTATTTTGGGATGTCGTGGAGAAGATGACACTATAATGTCAAAATATTCAATAGAGTTTATTGATATAGTTGTAGTTAATCTTTACCCTTTTGCTAAAACTATAGCTAATAAGGATTGTTTACTAGATGATGCAATTGAAAATATAGATATTGGTGGACCAGCTATGATACGTGCTGCAGCGAAGAATTATACAAATGTAGCAATTGTAGTATATCATACTGACTATAATAATATTATTAAAGAGATGGATCTGAATAAAAATTCATTAACACAAAAGACAAGATTT
Protein-coding regions in this window:
- the puuE gene encoding allantoinase PuuE codes for the protein MNKIKYNETYSRDMVGYSKNPPHASWPNNANVALQFVLNYEEGAESNILHGDTGSEHFLSEIINCMSYADRHMSMESIYEYGSRVGFWRIYKEFYKRQLPLTIFGVAMALARNRDIVDAIKEAKYDVVSHGWRWINYQKVDVVTEKQHIDQAVNVLTELFGKVPTGWYTGRDSPNTRRLIVEQGNFLYDSDYYGDDLPFWMKVACHDNTEKLHLIIPYTLECNDMRFVTSSGFNTSEQFFNYLRDTFDVFYAEGETCPKMMSIGMHCRLLGRPGRFRALQRFLDYIQKYDKIWVCTRQQIADHWMCMHPYNIN
- a CDS encoding pyridoxal-phosphate-dependent aminotransferase family protein, which encodes MDINRYSQINPPQRLLMGPGPINADPRVLRAMSTQLIGQYDPVMTHYMNEVMELYRKIFCTDNYWTMLINGTSRAGIEAILLSAICPGDKVLVPVFGRFGYLLCEIAHRCRAKVNLLETQWGTVFTPDQIEDEIKKIKPKFLLIVHGDTSTTMIQPLKDIGEICKKYHVIFYTDATASIGGNELETDLWGLDAVSAGMQKCLGGPSGTAPITISHQMKEIIRHRKCVEKGIRTVEHKDGDGEIIYSNYFDISMIMDYWGPERLNHHTEATTALFGARECARVILKDGLKKNIARHKLHGDAMLKGIQGMGLKLFGNIEHKMHNILGVIIPKGVNGEQVRKFMLEDFGIEIGTSFGPLHGKIWRIGTMGYNARKDCVLQTLACLEQVLNLVGFPMIPGAAVESALEHYSLENIHV
- a CDS encoding AtzE family amidohydrolase, which codes for MTFSTLSINQLRKLIITGKISALDIAKQTLQDIAYYNPILNAWTEVTYQRMITEAEKIDQKYRNKETLPILAGIPYAVKNLFDVSGHTTLVGSKLFANRPVAYQDAWVIHKLKRAGAILSGMLNMDAYAYGFTTENSYYGATHNPHDISRIAGGSSGGSAAAVASGLVHFSLGTDTNGSIRVPASLCGTFALKPTFGRLSRRGVYPFVTSLDHVGHFARNTEDLALVYDVLQGRDSKDIFQINRINKPTFPIINKNYNKLRCALLTGFFTDWCDHLTRNTLFKAANSLNTEEEIIIPEAGLARSAAFIITATEGGHHYLPDLCKSPEYFEPLSRERLLAGAMIPTRWYLQAQRFRRYFYQRVSCLMKKFDILIAPATPCCATTIGQTKISINGYEISPRVSMGMLTQPISFIGLPVCIVPFNTPIGLPIGIQLIGKHFREDLVLRASRILEDQGLTLAPMNIKEKIKNPQ
- the cspE gene encoding transcription antiterminator/RNA stability regulator CspE, which encodes MSSSKKKGNVKWFNESKGFGFITPEDGSKDVFVHFSAIQGQGFKTLAEGQSVEFEITEGAKGPSAANVTSLN
- the hpxK gene encoding allantoate amidohydrolase: MYKCLMTIEEAQIAASRVMQRCNELAKISEIDNGITRVYLSAEHLRANTLVGEWMVVAGLQIWQDAVGNICGRYEGEKVAASAILLGSHLDTVHNAGRYDGILGVLSAIEIVSWLNKHKLHLPLAIEVIGFCDEEGIRFSITLLGSRALTGTWEESWITCKDSSGITIAEAMKNVGLDASNISAAKRNIKDITAYLELHIEQGPCLYKENIALGVVTGINGARRLNCSFIGKSGHAGTLPMHYRKDALSAAAEWIVFVEHTTKRYNSYLVATVGKLHCSPGSVNVIPGEVHLTLDIRGPEDVLIEKLLSILLDQAHIISLNRGLRFYSNQYYRIDSTVCDDNLKRIIEHSVKFVQNRSITLSSGAGHDAVAIAERWPVAMLFVRCDRGISHHPKELVTENDVALGIQAYMQAIYWIAKKK
- the lipB gene encoding lipoyl(octanoyl) transferase LipB — protein: MLSNIILVRKLGLLNWEITSDAMHLFTNQRNEYSNDELWLVEHPPIFTQGKSCKKNNLFMLNNIPIVHSDRGGQTTYHGPGQQIMYVLIDIKRRKLNVSKLVLLLEKTVITTLQYYGINSYSYPEAPGVYVNKKKICSLGLRIQKGCSLHGLAVNVAMDLNPFLSINPCGYVGMQMTQLSEFKPEITVKEVGFKLADVFARLAGYEKITYLT
- a CDS encoding gamma-glutamyltransferase family protein, producing MIYSNIAPSSMVVTPHHLATESALAILREGGNAIEAMISAAATISVVYPHMSGLGGDGFWLILLPTDCKPIAIDASGASGSLACINYYHGNSHIPYRGNKSAITVAGTVSGWIEALQISKEIVHKKSIPLSRLLRDAIQYATDGIPVTVSQVSAIKSKLHELVSLPGFAATFIPDGNIPCPGDRFIQKDLANTLKQLAEEGLDSFYRGNFSQKLIKNIKKIGIPLTIQDLQTHYARCSDPLHLKHSQGDIWNMAPPTQGIVSLAILSIIDNLDMVHANEIQTIHRIVEATKEAFAVRDKYIIDNQYMTENLQKLLLSNYMKNIAKKISDQFATSVNTMCKSGDTVWMGIIDKTGMAISFIQSIYHEFGSGVVIPETGIIWHNRGASFNLRHNNLLTLAPRKKPFHTLNPALACLKDGRVLVYGSMGGDGQPQTQAAIFNRYVIQKMSLQEAISAPRWLIGRHWGKSSNTLKLEGRFTTGTIDILRKLGHSIEILPNFSELVGHAGAIVRHVNGMIEGAYDPRSNGSAAGF
- the lipA gene encoding lipoyl synthase, which produces MSKSSQIISHAKYRGNEKIKNIIPTKEIFHDNQKPICKPPWVRIKLPADNSRVKNIKNIIRNNGLYSVCEEAACPNLTECFNNGTATFMILGDICTRRCPFCNVAYGRPYRPNIKEPLNLAATIHELALNYVVITSVNRDDLHDGGAQHFVQCIKAIREKNINIKIEILVPDFRGCMDQALSIFTKTTPDIFNHNLENVPRLYKTIRPGANYKNSLKLLKNFNQMNPNVPTKSGLMLGLGENNQEVFSVIQDLRDHNVTMLTLGQYLQPSRYHLPVKRYVSPVEFQIIKETALKLGFTHVACGPLVRSSYHANLQAMGLEVK
- a CDS encoding AtzG-like protein — encoded protein: MKNQIEYQNYLRQMNKLFNVEVDEKRFSQLVEQFMYIAEIAEPLINFPLENYL